A window of Onychostoma macrolepis isolate SWU-2019 chromosome 01, ASM1243209v1, whole genome shotgun sequence contains these coding sequences:
- the hsf2bp gene encoding heat shock factor 2-binding protein isoform X1, with product MMTYGKPVMDFHQTGSGTLPNYQDVGSDCFVRVRKRDLEKLEAEVRTLRELVPKVINSDFIDTIHKGRSLDAFKERSDREQQQQREDCLHIRSRLDVALSECQRERQEKLVLKQQLWECREELQQQKAFCTELGTASCTLLWSASQREEAIRDILAAGKLEPFLSIAGQTLETFIKFLNDETKPQENYNSKEHHLVLALAGVVTNIAAVSCGRDFLSSSAHILLDTLLQLLYLMKPGVFPKLKVLMLMALYNITISVNGLKLISESPGLLPLLCTLLEDPDPEVCLQSLRLLQSLLLEREVMSHMTTDFLSSFPLSRIHHLASSRHPALKQTAQETLEDLASFTNSQAKDSEKEQ from the exons ATGATGACTTACGGAAAACCCGTTATGGATTTTCACCAGACGGGATCAGGAACTCTACCGAACTATCAG GACGTAGGATCAGACTGCTTTGTTCGAGTCAGAAAGCGAGACTTGGAGAAACTCGAGGCAGAAGTCAGGACACTACGAGAGCTTGTGCCAAAAGTAATCAATAGTGACTTTATTGATACTATCCATAAAGGACGGTCTCTGGACGCAT TTAAAGAGCGCAGTGACCGTGAGCAGCAGCAACAGAGAGAGGATTGTCTGCACATCCGCTCCAGACTAGATGTTGCTCTGAGCgagtgtcagagagagagacag GAGAAGTTGGTTTTAAAGCAGCAGTTATGGGAGTGCAGAGAGGAGCTGCAGCAGCAGAAAGCATTTTGTACTGAGCTGGGCACAGCATCTTGCACCCTGCTCTGGAGTGCGTCCCAAAGGGAGGAAGCAATCAGAGACATACTGGCTGCT GGTAAACTGGAGCCCTTCCTGAGCATTGCAGGTCAAACCTTGGAGACTTTCATCAAGTTTCTGAATGACGAGACAAAGCCACAAGAGAATTACAACTCAAAAGAGCATCATTTAGTTCTGGCTCTGGCTGGCGTTGTTACCA ATATAGCTGCTGTGTCTTGTGGACGGGACTTCTTATCCTCTTCTGCCCACATTCTGTTGGATACTTTGTTGCAGCTGCTGTATCTAATGAAACCAGGAGTGTTCCCAAAACTCAAAGT ATTGATGTTAATGGCTCTATATAACATCACTATCAGTGTGAATGGACTGAAGCTCATAAGTGAGAGCCCTGGACTTCTACCTCTTCTGTGCACCCTTCTGGAAG acCCTGACCCAGAAGTGTGTCTGCAGTCATTGAGGCTCCTTCAATCCTTACTGCTGGAGAGAGAGGTCATGTCACACATGACAACTGATTTTCTGAGCTCTTTCCCGCTCAGTCGTATCCACCATCTAGCTTCAAGCCGCCACCCCGCTCTCAAGCAAACAGCTCAGGAGACACTGGAAGATTTGGCTAGCTTTACCAACTCCCAGGCTAAAGACTCAGAGAAGGAGCAGTGA
- the hsf2bp gene encoding heat shock factor 2-binding protein isoform X2, giving the protein MKTTNTAKVSSVSSAGEDVGSDCFVRVRKRDLEKLEAEVRTLRELVPKVINSDFIDTIHKGRSLDAFKERSDREQQQQREDCLHIRSRLDVALSECQRERQEKLVLKQQLWECREELQQQKAFCTELGTASCTLLWSASQREEAIRDILAAGKLEPFLSIAGQTLETFIKFLNDETKPQENYNSKEHHLVLALAGVVTNIAAVSCGRDFLSSSAHILLDTLLQLLYLMKPGVFPKLKVLMLMALYNITISVNGLKLISESPGLLPLLCTLLEDPDPEVCLQSLRLLQSLLLEREVMSHMTTDFLSSFPLSRIHHLASSRHPALKQTAQETLEDLASFTNSQAKDSEKEQ; this is encoded by the exons ATGAAAACAACCAATACAGCTAAAGTTTCGTCTGTGTCATCTGCAGGAGAG GACGTAGGATCAGACTGCTTTGTTCGAGTCAGAAAGCGAGACTTGGAGAAACTCGAGGCAGAAGTCAGGACACTACGAGAGCTTGTGCCAAAAGTAATCAATAGTGACTTTATTGATACTATCCATAAAGGACGGTCTCTGGACGCAT TTAAAGAGCGCAGTGACCGTGAGCAGCAGCAACAGAGAGAGGATTGTCTGCACATCCGCTCCAGACTAGATGTTGCTCTGAGCgagtgtcagagagagagacag GAGAAGTTGGTTTTAAAGCAGCAGTTATGGGAGTGCAGAGAGGAGCTGCAGCAGCAGAAAGCATTTTGTACTGAGCTGGGCACAGCATCTTGCACCCTGCTCTGGAGTGCGTCCCAAAGGGAGGAAGCAATCAGAGACATACTGGCTGCT GGTAAACTGGAGCCCTTCCTGAGCATTGCAGGTCAAACCTTGGAGACTTTCATCAAGTTTCTGAATGACGAGACAAAGCCACAAGAGAATTACAACTCAAAAGAGCATCATTTAGTTCTGGCTCTGGCTGGCGTTGTTACCA ATATAGCTGCTGTGTCTTGTGGACGGGACTTCTTATCCTCTTCTGCCCACATTCTGTTGGATACTTTGTTGCAGCTGCTGTATCTAATGAAACCAGGAGTGTTCCCAAAACTCAAAGT ATTGATGTTAATGGCTCTATATAACATCACTATCAGTGTGAATGGACTGAAGCTCATAAGTGAGAGCCCTGGACTTCTACCTCTTCTGTGCACCCTTCTGGAAG acCCTGACCCAGAAGTGTGTCTGCAGTCATTGAGGCTCCTTCAATCCTTACTGCTGGAGAGAGAGGTCATGTCACACATGACAACTGATTTTCTGAGCTCTTTCCCGCTCAGTCGTATCCACCATCTAGCTTCAAGCCGCCACCCCGCTCTCAAGCAAACAGCTCAGGAGACACTGGAAGATTTGGCTAGCTTTACCAACTCCCAGGCTAAAGACTCAGAGAAGGAGCAGTGA